Proteins from a genomic interval of Pseudomonadota bacterium:
- a CDS encoding alpha amylase C-terminal domain-containing protein codes for MIAFIRGGERPEHSILVVCNFTPAPRLNYRVGVPRVGKWREILNSDAQPYGGRLPKSRRRRGRARATARRLSLALFDPATARCTLP; via the coding sequence GTGATCGCTTTTATCAGGGGCGGCGAGCGACCTGAGCACAGCATACTCGTCGTTTGCAATTTCACGCCGGCGCCGAGGCTGAACTATCGGGTGGGGGTGCCGCGCGTGGGCAAGTGGCGCGAGATCTTGAACAGCGATGCCCAGCCCTATGGGGGGCGGTTACCGAAATCTCGGAGACGTAGAGGCCGCGCCCGTGCCACAGCACGGAGGCTATCACTCGCACTCTTTGACCCTGCCACCGCTCGGTGTACTCTTCCTTAA
- the mnmE gene encoding tRNA uridine-5-carboxymethylaminomethyl(34) synthesis GTPase MnmE — MGIVRISGPLARPIADNIVRRPLSPRVATYARFVGTDGETLDQGIALLYEAPHSYTGEDVLELHAHGSPVALDLLLQKASSLGARLARPGEFSERAFLNGKLDLTQAEAIADLIDSATAETARAALRSLEGEFSARVREIFEQLVAVRVHLEGTLDFPEEEIDAVDTARLGEQLEGALRATASLITQATLGRMLTDGVRVVIAGPTNVGKSSLLNRLAREDCAIVTAVAGTTRDAIRVEISLGGLPFHFTDTAGLRGTSDPIESEGIRRTRAAVAQADHVLFVLDASDPGARDPGDEIEGLSAGARLTWVHNKIDLIGVEPAVRAGPSGDAVYLSAKTGAGVALLEQYLKSCVDYHEAPVGAFSARKRHVDGLRRVQACVQEAQKTFLAARGPELVAEHLHLAQQALSEITGDFTSDDLLGEIFSTFCVGK; from the coding sequence ATCGGGATTGTGCGCATCTCGGGGCCATTGGCCCGCCCAATCGCCGACAACATCGTTCGCCGGCCACTGTCGCCGCGCGTCGCGACCTATGCGCGCTTTGTTGGGACTGACGGCGAAACGCTGGATCAAGGGATCGCTCTGCTTTACGAAGCGCCACATTCTTATACCGGCGAAGACGTCTTAGAACTGCACGCTCATGGCAGCCCAGTCGCGCTGGACCTGCTGCTGCAAAAAGCATCGAGCTTAGGTGCTCGGCTGGCGCGCCCCGGAGAGTTTTCGGAACGCGCTTTCCTGAACGGCAAACTCGATCTCACTCAGGCCGAGGCCATCGCGGATCTCATCGATAGCGCGACGGCCGAAACCGCGCGCGCCGCTCTGCGTTCTTTGGAAGGGGAGTTCTCGGCGCGCGTGCGCGAGATCTTCGAGCAGCTCGTCGCAGTCCGGGTTCATCTAGAAGGGACGCTCGATTTCCCCGAGGAGGAGATCGATGCGGTGGATACGGCGCGTTTGGGCGAGCAACTGGAGGGCGCGCTTCGTGCTACCGCCAGCTTGATCACGCAGGCGACGCTCGGGCGAATGCTCACCGATGGCGTGCGGGTAGTGATAGCGGGCCCCACGAATGTCGGCAAATCCAGTCTCTTGAACCGCTTGGCGCGCGAAGATTGCGCGATCGTGACTGCGGTGGCGGGTACCACGCGCGATGCGATTCGTGTCGAGATCAGCCTCGGCGGGTTGCCGTTCCATTTCACCGATACCGCGGGCTTGCGTGGCACATCCGACCCGATTGAAAGCGAGGGGATCCGGCGCACCCGCGCGGCGGTCGCGCAAGCAGATCACGTGCTCTTCGTGCTTGACGCGAGCGATCCCGGAGCCCGCGATCCCGGCGATGAAATCGAGGGGCTTTCCGCGGGCGCGCGCCTGACCTGGGTACACAACAAGATCGACCTCATCGGTGTGGAGCCGGCCGTGCGCGCTGGCCCCAGCGGCGATGCAGTCTACCTCTCGGCGAAGACGGGCGCCGGCGTGGCGCTCCTCGAGCAGTACCTAAAGAGCTGCGTGGATTACCACGAAGCTCCCGTTGGCGCCTTCAGTGCGCGCAAGCGCCATGTCGATGGCCTGCGGCGGGTACAGGCGTGCGTACAAGAGGCCCAAAAGACGTTTCTCGCCGCGCGCGGACCGGAGCTCGTGGCGGAACATCTGCACCTGGCCCAGCAAGCCTTGAGCGAAATCACCGGCGACTTTACTAGCGACGACCTTTTGGGCGAAATTTTTTCTACGTTTTGCGTCGGGAAGTAG
- the yidC gene encoding membrane protein insertase YidC: MDNVRLLMIAGLCIISLLIWQAWQRDYGSLESPWSRPTTGEATAPKGTDVPTVEHDEEPSAAVSDQEAEQEGKEGSYVRVRTDVLDLDINKIGAVIEKAKLREFPVSVDAPDKPFVFLDRSESLTFVVQGGLRSAEVAPDHHSEYRSEQGDYELGNAKNSLRVVFTWGPAQGLTVRKIYTFERGSYLVNLRYEIANEGLTPWAGRVYGQLQRGQSESGYGFIYTYTGAAISSVEKRYEKIDFDDMQEKPVDRDVSNGWAAILQHYFVAALVPDPKETYHYYSKILDDGKRYLIGLYGPEVSVPSGADHAIDMGIYLGPKLQHVLEKIAPGLELTVDYGVLWFIGKPIFWLLEKLHRFIGNWGWAIVFVTVILKVMFFQLSAASYRSMAKMKKLQPRLQALRERHEDDRMKMNQAVMELYKEEKVNPFGGCLPILVQIPVFIALYWVLLESVELRQATFGFWIKDLSAPDPFFVLPVLMGATMLIQYKLNPTPIDPMQQKVMQLLPIVLTVFFAFFPSGLVLYWLANNVLSIGQQWLINKQYGETAHPAKAG; the protein is encoded by the coding sequence ATGGATAACGTTAGATTACTGATGATCGCGGGGTTATGTATTATTTCCCTGCTTATTTGGCAAGCTTGGCAGCGTGATTACGGTAGCCTCGAATCCCCATGGTCACGGCCGACAACCGGCGAGGCGACGGCGCCTAAAGGGACCGACGTTCCCACCGTAGAGCACGACGAGGAGCCTAGCGCAGCGGTTTCCGATCAAGAGGCCGAGCAGGAAGGCAAGGAAGGTTCGTACGTCCGCGTCAGAACCGATGTCCTGGATCTCGACATCAACAAGATCGGCGCGGTCATCGAAAAAGCGAAGCTGCGTGAATTTCCCGTATCCGTGGACGCCCCTGACAAACCGTTTGTTTTCCTTGACCGGAGCGAATCGCTAACCTTCGTTGTGCAAGGAGGGTTAAGAAGCGCGGAGGTTGCCCCGGATCATCACAGCGAGTATCGGAGCGAGCAAGGCGATTACGAGTTGGGAAACGCCAAGAATTCGTTAAGAGTCGTATTTACCTGGGGTCCGGCGCAAGGACTTACGGTACGGAAGATCTACACCTTCGAGCGCGGTAGCTATCTCGTCAACTTGCGCTATGAAATTGCAAACGAGGGACTTACCCCTTGGGCCGGCCGCGTTTATGGCCAGCTTCAGCGCGGCCAATCAGAATCGGGGTATGGTTTTATTTACACCTATACCGGCGCCGCCATCTCGAGCGTGGAAAAGCGTTACGAGAAAATCGATTTCGATGACATGCAGGAAAAGCCCGTTGACCGCGATGTCTCTAACGGTTGGGCGGCGATACTGCAACACTATTTCGTCGCCGCGCTAGTTCCCGATCCCAAGGAGACTTACCACTATTATTCGAAGATTTTGGACGACGGGAAACGCTATCTGATCGGCCTCTACGGGCCGGAAGTGAGCGTCCCCTCCGGGGCAGATCACGCGATCGACATGGGGATTTACTTAGGCCCAAAGCTTCAGCATGTCCTCGAGAAGATTGCTCCCGGGCTTGAGCTCACGGTCGACTACGGCGTGCTATGGTTCATAGGTAAGCCGATTTTTTGGTTGTTGGAGAAGCTTCACCGCTTCATCGGCAACTGGGGTTGGGCCATCGTGTTTGTGACCGTCATTTTGAAAGTCATGTTCTTTCAATTATCCGCGGCGAGCTATCGCTCGATGGCGAAGATGAAGAAGCTCCAGCCCCGCTTGCAGGCGCTGCGGGAGCGTCACGAAGACGACCGCATGAAAATGAATCAAGCCGTCATGGAGCTTTACAAAGAAGAGAAAGTCAATCCGTTTGGTGGCTGCCTGCCAATCCTCGTGCAGATCCCGGTCTTTATCGCGTTATACTGGGTCTTGCTTGAAAGCGTGGAATTACGCCAAGCGACCTTTGGATTTTGGATAAAAGACCTGTCCGCACCCGATCCGTTTTTTGTTCTACCGGTGCTAATGGGCGCCACCATGCTTATACAATATAAGCTTAATCCGACCCCAATCGATCCCATGCAGCAGAAAGTAATGCAGCTTCTGCCCATCGTGCTTACCGTTTTTTTCGCGTTCTTCCCGTCGGGGTTGGTCCTCTATTGGCTTGCAAACAACGTACTGTCGATCGGACAGCAATGGTTGATCAACAAGCAATATGGCGAAACGGCACACCCGGCTAAGGCGGGTTAG